In Helianthus annuus cultivar XRQ/B chromosome 9, HanXRQr2.0-SUNRISE, whole genome shotgun sequence, the following are encoded in one genomic region:
- the LOC110877082 gene encoding AP-4 complex subunit sigma — translation MGIRFILMVNKQGQTRLAQYYEYLTLEERRTLEGEIVRKCLARNEQQCSFVEHRTYKIVYRRYASLFFLVGVDNEENELAILEFIHLLVETMDRHFGNVCELDIMFHLEKAHFMLEEMVMNGCIVETSKNNILAPIQLMDKAS, via the exons ATGGGGATCAGATTCATATTAATGGTGAACAAGCAAGGTCAAACTCGTCTCGCACAGTATTACGAATACCTAACCCTAGAAGAACGACGAACTTTGGAAGGAGAAATTGTTCGCAAGTGTCTCGCTCGTAACGAACAACAG TGTTCATTTGTTGAGCATCGGACGTACAAAATCGTGTATAGGCGGTATGCATCGTTGTTCTTTTTGGTGGGAGTTGACAATGAGGAA AACGAGCTTGCAATACTGGAATTTATACATCTCTTAGTTGAAACGATGGACCGTCATTTTGGCAATGTG tGTGAATTGGACATCATGTTCCACTTGGAGAAAGCTCATTTCATGCTAGAGGAAATGGTGATGAATGGGTGTATTGTTGAAACAAGTAAGAATAACATACTAGCTCCGATACAACTCATGGACAAAGCATCGTAA